Proteins from one Listeria weihenstephanensis genomic window:
- a CDS encoding PTS ascorbate transporter subunit IIC: MSDFLKVLVDIMSQPAILVALIALIGLIAQRKKLSDTLKGTTKTFVGFLVISAGAGILSAALAPFGEMFKAAFHVTGVVPNNEAIVAIALTDYGTNTALIMFFGMMVNILIARFTKFKYIFLTGHHTLYMACMLAVIMTVAGFTSVPLIMAGAVALGIIMSLSPAIVQPFMRILTGNDNVALGHFSAVGYAVSGLVGKAVAGKNPKSTEKINFPKGLGFLRDSTVSIALTMMVIYVVVALFAGPSYVEANLSSGTNYIVFAMIQAGTFAAGVFIILSGVRLVLAEIVPAFKGISERLVPNAKPALDVPIIYPYAPNAVLIGFFSSFVGGIFSMVIMTFTGGVIILPGVVPHFFTGAAAGVFGNATGGVRGAVLGAFVNGILISFLPVFLMPVLGNLGFANSTFSDTDFGVSGIFFGVLANHGGTIAIVVSLIVILAVMFGLSVKRKKNKALEEEV; encoded by the coding sequence ATGAGTGACTTTCTAAAAGTGTTAGTGGATATTATGAGTCAGCCGGCGATTCTGGTGGCGCTGATCGCGTTAATTGGCTTGATTGCGCAACGGAAAAAATTATCGGACACGTTAAAAGGGACGACGAAAACATTTGTTGGATTCCTCGTGATTTCGGCGGGGGCTGGGATCTTGTCGGCTGCGCTCGCACCGTTTGGAGAAATGTTTAAGGCGGCTTTCCATGTGACGGGAGTCGTGCCGAACAATGAGGCAATTGTGGCGATTGCGTTGACGGATTACGGGACGAATACAGCGTTGATTATGTTTTTCGGGATGATGGTCAATATTTTGATTGCGCGGTTCACGAAGTTTAAATATATCTTTTTGACGGGGCATCATACGCTTTATATGGCGTGTATGTTGGCAGTAATCATGACGGTGGCAGGCTTTACGTCGGTTCCGCTGATCATGGCGGGGGCTGTGGCGCTTGGCATTATCATGTCGCTATCTCCGGCGATTGTGCAGCCATTTATGCGAATTTTGACGGGGAATGACAACGTGGCGCTGGGCCATTTTAGCGCGGTCGGTTATGCGGTGAGTGGACTTGTCGGCAAGGCGGTTGCTGGGAAAAATCCGAAATCAACGGAGAAAATCAATTTTCCGAAGGGTTTAGGATTTTTGCGGGACAGTACAGTGAGTATTGCGCTGACGATGATGGTGATTTATGTGGTCGTGGCGTTGTTTGCTGGGCCTAGTTATGTGGAGGCGAACTTGAGCTCCGGAACAAATTATATCGTATTTGCGATGATTCAAGCTGGGACTTTTGCGGCGGGTGTGTTCATTATTTTATCTGGAGTACGGTTGGTGTTGGCGGAGATTGTGCCAGCGTTTAAAGGGATTTCGGAGCGTTTGGTGCCGAATGCAAAACCTGCGCTTGATGTGCCGATTATTTATCCATATGCGCCGAATGCTGTGTTGATTGGGTTCTTCTCAAGTTTTGTCGGCGGGATTTTCAGTATGGTGATTATGACGTTTACGGGTGGCGTGATTATTTTACCGGGCGTTGTGCCTCATTTCTTCACAGGAGCTGCGGCCGGTGTGTTTGGGAATGCAACGGGCGGCGTGCGTGGCGCGGTTCTCGGGGCGTTTGTGAACGGGATTTTGATTAGTTTCTTGCCGGTTTTCTTGATGCCAGTGCTTGGAAATCTCGGTTTTGCGAATTCGACGTTCTCGGATACTGATTTTGGCGTGAGTGGGATTTTCTTCGGAGTGCTCGCGAATCATGGCGGTACGATTGCGATTGTAGTGAGCTTGATTGTGATTCTGGCCGTGATGTTTGGGCTTAGTGTGAAACGGAAAAAAAATAAAGCGTTGGAGGAGGAAGTATGA
- a CDS encoding PTS sugar transporter subunit IIB: MRILAVCGSGLGTSFMVEMNINQVLTELGVTDVEVSHSDLSSATPDSADVFFLAKDIAEGGESLGEVIVLDSIIDMDELRAKVTAVVRDKGLI; encoded by the coding sequence ATGAGAATTTTAGCGGTTTGTGGATCTGGTCTTGGTACGAGTTTTATGGTGGAGATGAATATTAATCAGGTGTTGACGGAGCTTGGCGTGACGGATGTGGAGGTGTCGCACTCGGATTTGAGCTCGGCGACCCCGGACAGCGCGGACGTGTTTTTCCTCGCGAAGGACATTGCGGAGGGCGGCGAATCGCTCGGTGAGGTGATCGTGCTGGACAGTATTATCGACATGGATGAGCTGCGCGCGAAGGTAACGGCGGTCGTGCGGGACAAGGGCTTGATTTAA
- a CDS encoding BglG family transcription antiterminator: MFDQRAFRLFEQIIRYEKMTSGALVRKMGLSERQFQYDFEKMNQALRHVGKSEIGMRNQCFIIDPGLKTAYLEGSELFIRQEELFLGEQDRVYLLYLYTFMRQEEISNFHYQRVLHVSRNTALSDVKKVRGFCAEADVRLVYSRLSGYHLVGAERDKRVLAGRCVNALLVLPLGEVALKFVLESWGLRAWLDETERILLDWQKVNRVELVQDRQREWLYLAAFLRCRGKHAGLVFSDVERELIGQQSVYRLTESLVAALFGMQDGMERLYVTVQVIGAQRTAEIGEHVVLLDLADRIIAAFEKLTLLTLDNKRELRRSLYDHLVPAYFRIVFSLPLVAPMTEQIKTAHPELFAFVRQALSPLAKLTGKTVSAAEIGYFTIHFGGYFERKREARRDFEALLVCPNGISTSLMMKSQLRQLFPELRFRMADGANIPESGYDMIFSTVYVPTRKPVYLVQPLLTSLEKNYLIQAVAADFPTIDHRHISVDALLEIIERHAVIEDEQKLYDAIFNKIYGKVLIERGYAPMLSELLTKDMIQFTDEELDWKEAIRLAATPLVTANRVKTDYVDAMIETVEEMGTYIHIGKGIAIPHARPEKGVNQIGMSFLRTRTPVHLVDASGPAIDIFICLAAVDNEAHLKALSQLTKFLTNDVALEKLKQAETVEEITNLIEGEERE; the protein is encoded by the coding sequence ATGTTTGATCAACGTGCATTTCGGCTTTTTGAGCAGATTATTCGGTATGAGAAAATGACGAGCGGGGCGCTTGTTCGGAAAATGGGGCTGTCGGAGAGGCAGTTTCAATATGATTTTGAGAAGATGAATCAGGCTTTGCGGCATGTTGGGAAATCGGAAATTGGGATGCGAAATCAGTGTTTTATTATCGATCCTGGGCTGAAAACGGCTTATTTGGAGGGATCGGAGTTATTTATACGGCAGGAGGAGCTTTTTCTCGGGGAGCAGGATCGGGTCTATTTACTTTATTTATACACGTTTATGCGGCAGGAGGAAATTTCGAATTTTCATTATCAGCGGGTGTTGCATGTGAGTCGGAATACGGCGCTGAGTGATGTGAAGAAGGTGCGTGGGTTTTGTGCGGAGGCGGATGTTCGGCTGGTTTATTCGCGGCTTTCTGGGTACCATTTGGTTGGGGCGGAGCGGGATAAGCGGGTGCTGGCGGGGCGGTGTGTGAATGCGCTGTTGGTGTTGCCGCTCGGTGAGGTCGCGCTGAAATTCGTTTTGGAAAGCTGGGGACTGCGCGCGTGGTTGGACGAGACGGAGCGGATTCTGCTGGATTGGCAAAAGGTGAATCGGGTGGAGCTGGTACAGGATCGGCAGCGGGAATGGCTTTATTTGGCGGCGTTTCTGAGGTGTCGCGGGAAGCATGCGGGGCTTGTGTTTTCGGATGTGGAGCGGGAGTTGATTGGGCAGCAGTCGGTGTATCGGTTGACGGAATCGCTTGTGGCGGCGTTGTTCGGGATGCAGGACGGGATGGAGCGACTTTATGTGACGGTGCAAGTGATTGGGGCGCAGCGGACGGCGGAGATTGGGGAGCATGTGGTGCTACTGGATTTGGCGGATCGGATTATTGCGGCTTTTGAGAAGCTGACGTTGTTGACGCTGGATAATAAGCGCGAGTTGCGGCGGAGTCTTTACGATCATCTGGTGCCGGCGTATTTCCGAATTGTGTTTTCGCTGCCACTGGTCGCGCCGATGACGGAGCAGATTAAGACGGCGCACCCGGAGTTGTTCGCGTTTGTGAGGCAGGCGTTGTCGCCACTTGCAAAACTGACTGGGAAAACCGTGAGCGCGGCGGAGATTGGTTATTTTACGATTCATTTTGGTGGGTATTTTGAGCGGAAGCGTGAGGCGCGGCGGGATTTTGAGGCGCTGTTGGTTTGCCCGAATGGGATTAGTACGTCGCTGATGATGAAATCGCAGTTGCGCCAGTTGTTTCCGGAGTTGCGGTTCAGGATGGCGGACGGGGCGAATATTCCGGAGTCGGGATACGATATGATTTTTTCGACGGTGTATGTGCCGACGCGCAAACCGGTGTACTTAGTTCAGCCGCTGCTCACGTCGCTTGAGAAGAATTACTTGATTCAGGCGGTTGCGGCGGATTTCCCAACGATTGATCACCGCCATATTTCGGTGGATGCGCTGCTGGAAATCATTGAGCGGCACGCGGTGATCGAGGATGAGCAGAAGTTATATGATGCGATTTTTAATAAGATTTACGGAAAAGTGTTGATAGAGAGGGGATACGCGCCAATGCTATCTGAATTATTAACGAAGGACATGATTCAGTTTACGGATGAGGAACTGGATTGGAAAGAGGCGATTCGGCTTGCGGCAACACCGCTTGTGACGGCGAATCGTGTAAAAACGGATTATGTGGATGCGATGATTGAAACGGTTGAGGAAATGGGGACGTACATCCATATCGGAAAAGGGATTGCGATTCCGCATGCTAGGCCGGAAAAAGGCGTGAATCAGATTGGGATGTCGTTTTTGCGAACGCGGACGCCGGTGCATTTAGTGGATGCGTCGGGACCTGCGATTGATATTTTTATTTGTTTGGCGGCTGTGGATAACGAGGCGCATCTGAAGGCTTTGTCGCAATTGACGAAGTTTTTGACGAATGATGTGGCTTTGGAGAAATTGAAGCAGGCGGAAACGGTGGAGGAAATTACGAATTTGATAGAAGGAGAGGAACGGGAATGA
- a CDS encoding immunity protein YezG family protein, with translation MFEKELNKIYVEIAQQTSDMIPCDWNSFYLNGDVYDS, from the coding sequence ATGTTTGAAAAAGAACTAAATAAAATTTATGTAGAGATTGCTCAACAAACCAGTGATATGATTCCTTGCGATTGGAATAGCTTTTATCTGAATGGTGATGTATATGATTCATAA
- a CDS encoding SMI1/KNR4 family protein, with protein MKPDSIINPLPDSQLLLERERKWRIALPESYKQFIQKFSGAIPIRDTFTCNNHECSIDRFLCILNVTGTREDEYYDIGVVRTQLDERIITDEDLIGTELLPIAALFAGDLVCLDYRENVDEPTVCVWNHEESVELEPVTCLISENFKEFLDILKA; from the coding sequence ATGAAGCCAGATTCTATAATTAATCCATTACCAGATAGCCAATTGTTATTAGAGAGGGAAAGGAAATGGCGCATAGCCTTGCCAGAATCGTACAAACAATTTATCCAGAAATTTAGTGGAGCTATTCCGATAAGGGATACTTTTACATGTAATAATCATGAGTGTTCAATAGATAGATTTTTATGCATCTTGAATGTCACCGGGACGAGAGAAGATGAATATTATGATATAGGTGTAGTCAGAACTCAGCTTGATGAGAGAATTATTACGGATGAGGATTTAATTGGAACTGAATTATTGCCGATTGCAGCATTATTTGCGGGGGATTTGGTTTGTTTAGATTATCGTGAAAACGTAGATGAACCGACTGTCTGTGTTTGGAACCACGAGGAGTCGGTTGAGTTGGAGCCAGTAACTTGTCTTATCAGTGAGAATTTTAAAGAGTTTTTGGATATTCTTAAAGCGTAA
- the imm47 gene encoding Imm47 family immunity protein — translation MVENNNLVSGIWYGPILDNESIATIKDNFASITSEQECILSIMEILKSGDFTIKNMLIDLMNSTRDEEVLNLCIRLFCSVATHEDFLIDNNMVFLSTVSDSNANTFAACAPTALSYNVVPYLLALLEEWEDIYVEQTIRDALDTILAYTELLPEDASVNQIGEFYLEKIEGVEPDYYYAGQPVFPGNEAKQLINQAFLSLKNATKLKMSIVPSLLSIWSGIKCPVDYQTEMNQDSLNSVTSYVNELSKKNWEIGAKYFYGHKIR, via the coding sequence TTGGTTGAAAACAATAATTTGGTAAGTGGCATATGGTATGGCCCGATTTTAGATAACGAATCTATTGCCACAATAAAAGATAATTTTGCTTCAATAACTAGCGAGCAAGAATGCATTCTTAGCATTATGGAAATTCTTAAATCAGGTGACTTTACAATAAAAAATATGCTTATTGATCTAATGAATAGCACAAGAGATGAGGAAGTACTGAATTTATGCATCAGATTATTTTGTTCGGTCGCAACGCATGAGGATTTTCTGATTGATAATAATATGGTCTTTCTTTCAACTGTATCCGATTCAAATGCTAATACTTTTGCTGCATGCGCCCCAACGGCATTATCATATAATGTTGTGCCGTATTTATTAGCTTTACTTGAAGAATGGGAAGATATATATGTTGAGCAAACGATAAGAGATGCTTTAGATACAATTCTTGCGTATACTGAATTGTTACCCGAAGACGCATCAGTTAATCAAATTGGAGAATTTTATCTAGAGAAGATAGAAGGAGTAGAGCCTGACTATTACTATGCAGGGCAACCAGTATTTCCAGGAAATGAAGCAAAACAATTAATAAACCAAGCATTTTTATCTTTGAAAAATGCTACTAAATTAAAAATGAGTATAGTACCCTCATTGCTTTCAATTTGGAGTGGGATTAAGTGCCCTGTTGACTACCAGACAGAGATGAATCAAGATAGCTTGAATTCTGTCACTAGCTACGTGAATGAACTTTCCAAGAAGAATTGGGAGATAGGAGCTAAGTATTTTTATGGGCATAAGATTAGATGA
- a CDS encoding DUF5081 family protein: MTQQLDPNDYFSLEEMYLLLAATDGNVLFGFPGKEVFILRDDDPMAYAQQQLIAKEILTPEGAVTKSGAFVINKLSAYHRSKKYVRCNNIMFSFQEDNTEEVVLIIEAEKNKYYRLLVLSKAHALKVLYDGFPLIAREPGIDEKTFLTTELTNQEKNEIKAMELSEPVFNFEVFHLDKYPAEITEPSFYQNWLFFLYGDKLISLDVARQQYQQVSQYWLMKVVFDEMEFPYKEVAQHG; this comes from the coding sequence ATGACACAACAACTTGATCCTAATGATTATTTTAGCCTTGAAGAAATGTATCTCCTTCTTGCCGCAACGGATGGCAATGTCCTATTCGGTTTTCCCGGCAAAGAAGTATTCATTTTACGAGACGATGACCCAATGGCATACGCACAGCAACAACTCATCGCAAAAGAAATCCTAACACCAGAAGGCGCTGTCACCAAAAGTGGCGCCTTCGTTATCAACAAACTATCCGCGTACCATCGAAGCAAGAAATACGTACGCTGCAACAACATCATGTTCTCGTTCCAAGAAGACAACACCGAAGAAGTCGTCCTCATCATCGAAGCCGAGAAAAACAAATACTACCGCTTACTCGTTCTGTCCAAAGCCCATGCCTTAAAAGTGCTATACGACGGTTTCCCGTTAATCGCACGCGAACCAGGCATTGATGAGAAAACTTTCCTTACTACCGAACTCACCAACCAAGAAAAAAACGAAATCAAGGCGATGGAACTAAGCGAACCAGTTTTCAATTTCGAAGTGTTTCATTTAGACAAATACCCAGCCGAAATAACCGAACCAAGCTTCTATCAAAACTGGCTATTTTTCTTATACGGCGACAAACTGATTTCACTAGATGTCGCGCGTCAGCAATATCAGCAGGTGAGCCAATATTGGTTGATGAAAGTCGTGTTTGACGAAATGGAATTCCCTTACAAGGAGGTGGCGCAACATGGCTAA
- a CDS encoding WXG100 family type VII secretion target, protein MADKVTIYGDKVGEARTIAKEIDTALKNSYDQATTLKSYVNGVTWKGKSKQAFVAYLDIIVQYHEDVKSAMKEQTKALENLEKYIEAYDSESKVREVKNL, encoded by the coding sequence ATGGCTGATAAAGTTACGATATACGGAGATAAAGTGGGAGAAGCCAGAACGATAGCAAAAGAAATAGACACAGCCTTAAAAAACAGCTACGATCAGGCGACTACTCTGAAAAGTTATGTCAATGGTGTCACGTGGAAAGGCAAGTCCAAGCAAGCCTTTGTTGCCTACTTGGATATCATTGTTCAATATCACGAAGATGTGAAATCCGCGATGAAAGAACAAACGAAAGCCCTAGAAAATCTAGAGAAATACATCGAAGCCTACGACAGCGAATCCAAAGTGCGGGAGGTCAAAAATCTATGA
- the essC gene encoding type VII secretion protein EssC translates to MEKQLLTISYGNQLHKCQLDPKKEVTIGGNLDHTVTYENLADSLQVVWNEDAGQWFLGDLPLALNERLNLETSDGEKIQFYLTEDVASQVFDTTTKYAITFGEKDFNDVVIAGTTADLLFIREELGAAFKLNVYGGIVYHNYYRVEKECLLAAGDQLYFDGVTIRVGKEDIEVIAGDGRVHATLAQLVAPDNAFSADYPDYHRSPRIIYRAPESNLTIAKPPGKPSKPSEELMKILIPPLIMIAMSIVMMFLRPNPIFVLMTLGMTGATVIFSVITYVKNRKKYKVDMKERDASYRRYLKDKTSELHAAAEEQAHALHYHFPTVTEIRDMALSVDSRIYEKTMFHHDFLQYRVGTGDENTSFNVEFQEEEFSQDEDDLIDSAKNLKSQYYSVKDVPMGTDLMNGPVGYIGHRALVIEQLQLMVMQTALFHSYYDLQFITVFPEEEKEQWDWMRWLPHASLRDINVRGFVYHERSRDQVLNSLYQILKERKMALEEKGNKSEQMYFSPHYVVLVTDEKLMMDHTVMEFFNEDPSEYGVSLVFVQDVMQSLPEHVKTVIDIRDAKNGNVLLEQGELVNRGFTLDHFPADFDKESVSRALAPLNHLQNLKNSIPESVTFLEMYGVDRVEELGISARWEKNETYKSLAVPLGLRGKDDIVNLNLHEKAHGPHGLVAGTTGSGKSEIIQSYIISLAVNFHPYEVAFLLIDYKGGGMANLFRNLPHLLGTITNLDGAQSMRALASIKAELQKRQRLFGEHDVNHINQYQKLYKLGEASEAMPHLFLISDEFAELKSEQPEFMKELVSTARIGRSLGIHLILATQKPSGVVDDQIWSNSKFKLALKVQNASDSNEILKTPDAAEITLPGRSYLQVGNNEIYELFQSAWSGADYVPDKDDQEQVDTTIYAINDLGQYEILTEDLSGLGDKEDISKVPSELDAVIDYIHDYTEEANIAMLPRPWLPPLEDMIFLPELHPIDYKEAWQKEKSELAPIIGFMDIPEMQDQRAVEVNLSKDGHIAVYSSPGYGKSTFLQTVVMDLARVHNPEHLHIYLLDFGTNGLLPLRELPHVADTIMLDEEEKVSKFVRRFDRELKDRKRKLSQFGVANLDMYEKASGEILPNVVIIIDNFDPVKESPFQEGFEKIMTQIAREGAGVGINLVISAGQQNAMRTPLLSNIKTQIPLYLIEASDARSIIGRTDLTSEELPGRGLVKQDDIAVFQTALPNKGEDTLQIISAIQQEAKEMSDAWTGERPLPIPMVPEVLPFQDFVSWKSTQNMLAAGHLPFAVDFENVEPIPLHYKENQNTLVMSDRVELIESTMVTLLDVMVVNPQIDIILTDNPMLRFAAYKPNVNAYGNDTETITMIFKELHGLLESRQDGFAAAQKESGGLTTTAEFLKDARPVLVAIADLDLIVNGISSDLETDFTNLLENGARFGIYFIIAGNTSTMGRGYDKVSGAIKKQKNGIALCKIGDQNVIDVSNKNYKEPNLLPFEAYYIQNGIAEKIKVVKPAK, encoded by the coding sequence ATGGAGAAGCAACTACTGACGATTAGTTATGGCAATCAGCTACATAAATGCCAACTTGATCCGAAAAAAGAGGTAACGATTGGCGGAAACTTGGATCACACGGTGACCTATGAGAATTTGGCGGATTCGTTGCAGGTGGTCTGGAATGAGGACGCGGGTCAATGGTTTTTGGGTGATTTGCCGCTTGCGCTGAATGAGCGTCTGAATTTGGAGACGTCTGACGGGGAGAAAATCCAGTTTTATTTGACGGAGGATGTGGCGTCGCAGGTTTTTGATACGACGACGAAATATGCCATTACGTTTGGTGAGAAGGATTTTAATGATGTTGTGATTGCGGGCACGACGGCGGATTTGTTGTTTATTCGTGAGGAGCTTGGCGCGGCATTTAAATTGAATGTGTATGGTGGAATTGTTTACCACAACTATTATCGTGTGGAAAAGGAGTGCCTATTAGCGGCTGGGGATCAGCTGTATTTTGACGGTGTGACGATTCGGGTCGGTAAGGAGGACATCGAGGTGATCGCGGGAGATGGTCGGGTTCACGCGACGCTTGCACAGCTTGTGGCGCCGGACAATGCGTTTAGTGCGGATTATCCGGATTATCACCGGTCGCCGCGGATTATTTATCGTGCGCCGGAGTCGAATTTGACGATTGCGAAGCCGCCGGGCAAGCCTTCGAAACCAAGCGAGGAATTGATGAAAATTCTGATTCCACCGCTGATTATGATTGCGATGTCGATTGTGATGATGTTTTTACGGCCAAATCCGATTTTCGTGTTGATGACGCTTGGGATGACGGGCGCGACGGTGATTTTCTCGGTGATTACGTATGTGAAAAATCGCAAAAAATATAAGGTGGACATGAAGGAACGTGACGCGAGCTATCGTCGTTATTTGAAGGATAAGACGTCGGAACTTCACGCAGCAGCGGAGGAACAGGCGCATGCGCTACATTATCATTTTCCAACAGTGACGGAAATTCGCGATATGGCGCTTTCTGTGGATTCGCGGATTTATGAGAAGACGATGTTCCACCATGACTTTTTGCAGTATCGGGTTGGTACTGGGGATGAGAATACGTCTTTTAATGTGGAATTCCAGGAAGAGGAGTTTTCGCAGGACGAGGATGATTTGATCGATAGCGCGAAGAATTTGAAGTCGCAGTATTATTCGGTGAAGGATGTGCCGATGGGGACGGATTTGATGAACGGGCCGGTTGGTTATATTGGACACCGCGCGCTTGTGATTGAGCAGTTGCAGTTGATGGTGATGCAGACGGCGTTATTCCACAGCTACTATGATTTGCAGTTTATTACGGTATTCCCGGAAGAGGAAAAGGAACAGTGGGACTGGATGCGTTGGTTGCCACACGCGAGTTTGCGCGATATTAATGTGCGTGGCTTCGTGTATCATGAGCGTTCGCGGGACCAGGTTTTGAACTCGTTGTACCAAATTCTGAAGGAGCGCAAGATGGCTTTGGAGGAAAAGGGCAACAAGTCGGAGCAGATGTACTTTTCGCCGCATTATGTGGTGCTTGTGACGGACGAGAAACTGATGATGGATCACACGGTGATGGAGTTTTTCAATGAGGATCCGAGTGAGTACGGGGTTTCGCTTGTGTTCGTGCAGGACGTGATGCAGAGTCTGCCGGAGCATGTGAAAACGGTTATTGATATTCGGGACGCGAAGAACGGGAATGTGCTGTTGGAGCAAGGCGAGCTTGTGAATCGTGGCTTTACGCTGGATCATTTCCCTGCTGATTTTGATAAAGAGAGTGTGAGTCGTGCGTTGGCGCCGCTTAATCACTTGCAGAATCTGAAAAATTCAATTCCAGAATCGGTGACATTTTTGGAAATGTACGGTGTCGATCGCGTGGAAGAGCTTGGAATTAGCGCGCGTTGGGAGAAAAATGAGACGTATAAGAGCTTGGCGGTTCCGCTTGGTTTGCGTGGGAAAGACGATATTGTCAACCTGAACTTGCATGAAAAAGCCCATGGTCCGCATGGTTTGGTCGCGGGTACGACGGGTTCTGGTAAGTCGGAGATTATTCAATCGTACATTATCTCGCTTGCCGTGAATTTCCATCCATATGAAGTCGCGTTCTTGCTGATCGATTACAAGGGCGGCGGCATGGCGAATCTGTTCCGAAACTTGCCACATTTGCTCGGTACGATCACGAACTTGGACGGCGCGCAAAGTATGCGTGCGCTAGCTTCGATCAAAGCCGAATTGCAGAAGCGTCAACGTCTATTCGGCGAGCACGATGTCAACCATATTAACCAATATCAAAAATTATACAAATTAGGCGAAGCATCAGAAGCGATGCCGCATTTATTCCTGATTTCCGATGAGTTTGCCGAGCTAAAAAGTGAGCAACCGGAATTCATGAAAGAGTTAGTTTCAACAGCGCGTATTGGGCGTTCGCTCGGTATCCATTTGATTCTCGCAACGCAAAAACCAAGTGGTGTCGTGGATGACCAAATCTGGTCGAACTCGAAATTCAAACTGGCGCTGAAAGTACAAAACGCGTCGGATTCCAATGAAATTTTGAAAACACCAGACGCCGCGGAAATCACGCTACCCGGCCGTTCGTATTTGCAAGTCGGGAATAACGAGATTTACGAATTGTTCCAAAGTGCTTGGAGTGGCGCGGATTACGTGCCGGATAAAGACGATCAAGAGCAAGTGGACACGACGATTTACGCGATTAACGATCTCGGTCAGTATGAAATTTTGACGGAAGATTTGAGTGGTTTGGGCGATAAAGAGGATATTTCGAAAGTGCCGTCAGAGCTGGATGCGGTGATCGATTATATTCACGATTATACGGAGGAAGCGAACATTGCGATGTTACCGCGTCCGTGGTTGCCGCCTTTGGAAGATATGATTTTCTTGCCAGAGCTGCATCCAATCGATTACAAAGAAGCATGGCAAAAAGAGAAATCCGAACTCGCACCGATTATTGGTTTCATGGATATTCCTGAAATGCAAGATCAGCGTGCCGTCGAAGTAAACTTGTCAAAAGACGGTCACATCGCGGTTTACTCAAGTCCTGGTTACGGAAAATCAACCTTCCTGCAAACTGTCGTGATGGACTTGGCACGCGTGCATAATCCCGAACACCTGCACATTTACCTGCTCGATTTCGGAACCAATGGTCTTTTGCCGTTGCGCGAATTACCACACGTCGCCGATACGATTATGCTTGATGAAGAAGAAAAAGTCAGCAAATTCGTTCGTCGTTTTGACCGCGAGTTAAAGGATCGTAAACGTAAATTAAGCCAGTTCGGCGTCGCGAATCTTGACATGTACGAAAAAGCGAGCGGAGAAATTTTGCCAAATGTCGTGATTATTATTGATAATTTCGATCCAGTCAAAGAATCGCCGTTCCAAGAAGGATTCGAGAAGATTATGACGCAAATTGCGCGTGAAGGTGCCGGTGTCGGAATCAATCTCGTCATCAGTGCTGGCCAGCAAAATGCGATGCGCACACCGTTACTTTCCAATATTAAAACGCAAATCCCGCTTTACCTAATCGAGGCATCCGACGCGAGAAGTATCATCGGGCGCACCGACTTAACGAGCGAGGAATTACCAGGTCGCGGCTTGGTGAAACAGGACGATATCGCTGTGTTCCAAACAGCGCTTCCAAACAAAGGCGAAGACACGTTACAAATCATTAGTGCGATTCAGCAAGAGGCGAAAGAAATGTCTGATGCATGGACTGGCGAGCGCCCACTTCCGATTCCAATGGTTCCAGAAGTGCTCCCATTCCAAGATTTCGTATCATGGAAATCGACGCAAAACATGCTCGCAGCTGGCCATTTACCGTTTGCTGTTGATTTTGAAAATGTCGAACCTATTCCATTACACTACAAAGAAAATCAAAATACACTCGTGATGAGCGATCGCGTCGAATTGATTGAGTCAACGATGGTGACACTGCTTGACGTTATGGTGGTCAATCCGCAAATCGACATCATTCTGACCGATAATCCAATGCTACGTTTCGCGGCTTACAAACCGAACGTCAACGCATACGGCAACGACACCGAAACCATCACGATGATTTTCAAAGAACTTCACGGTTTGCTAGAAAGTCGTCAAGACGGTTTTGCAGCGGCTCAAAAAGAAAGCGGTGGGCTAACAACGACTGCCGAATTCCTAAAAGACGCCCGCCCAGTTCTTGTTGCGATTGCCGATCTCGACTTAATCGTCAATGGCATCAGCAGCGACCTCGAAACCGATTTTACCAATCTGCTTGAAAATGGCGCAAGGTTCGGCATCTACTTCATCATTGCAGGCAACACAAGCACGATGGGACGAGGCTATGACAAAGTTAGCGGCGCGATTAAGAAACAGAAAAACGGAATTGCCCTTTGCAAAATCGGCGACCAAAACGTTATCGACGTCAGCAATAAAAACTACAAAGAACCGAACTTACTGCCATTTGAGGCGTATTACATCCAAAACGGCATAGCAGAGAAAATTAAAGTTGTGAAACCAGCGAAATAA